One window from the genome of Candidatus Thermoplasmatota archaeon encodes:
- the folD gene encoding bifunctional methylenetetrahydrofolate dehydrogenase/methenyltetrahydrofolate cyclohydrolase FolD, with protein MGARILDGKALAATMRAEIRKDVETLRAQGVVPNLQFVLVGDNAASVVYVENKNKACAEVGIEHGTRRLPAATTEAELLAVLRALNADPAVHGILVQLPLPPQISEEAVLATLDPRKDVDGFTHENLGRLLAGRPGFVPCTPAGVVELLERNGHSPQGKRVAVLGRGNIVGKPLSVLLLGKGRGGDATVTVCHSRTPNLEQATREADVLVAAMGQPEFVRARHVKPGAVVVDVGINRVADPSHPKGSRIVGDVAFEEVSKVASAITPVPGGVGPMTIAMLLANTVRAARGLSR; from the coding sequence ATGGGAGCGCGCATCCTCGACGGAAAAGCCCTCGCGGCCACGATGCGCGCGGAGATCCGCAAGGACGTCGAAACCCTCCGCGCGCAGGGCGTCGTCCCGAACCTCCAGTTCGTGCTCGTCGGCGACAACGCCGCAAGCGTCGTCTACGTGGAGAACAAAAACAAGGCGTGCGCCGAAGTGGGCATCGAGCACGGCACGCGACGCCTCCCCGCCGCGACGACCGAGGCCGAGCTTCTGGCCGTCCTGCGCGCCCTCAACGCGGACCCCGCCGTGCACGGCATCCTCGTCCAGCTCCCGCTTCCGCCGCAGATCTCCGAGGAGGCCGTCCTCGCAACGCTCGATCCGCGAAAGGACGTGGACGGCTTCACGCACGAGAACCTCGGCCGCCTGCTCGCCGGACGCCCCGGCTTTGTCCCGTGCACGCCGGCCGGCGTCGTCGAGCTCCTCGAACGAAACGGCCACTCGCCGCAAGGAAAGCGCGTGGCCGTCCTCGGCCGCGGCAACATCGTCGGCAAACCTCTCTCGGTGCTCCTTCTCGGCAAGGGCCGCGGCGGCGACGCGACCGTAACCGTCTGCCACAGCCGCACCCCAAACCTCGAGCAAGCGACGCGCGAGGCCGACGTCCTCGTCGCGGCCATGGGCCAGCCGGAGTTCGTCCGCGCGCGCCACGTGAAGCCCGGCGCGGTCGTCGTGGACGTCGGCATCAACCGCGTGGCCGATCCTTCCCACCCGAAGGGATCGCGCATCGTGGGCGACGTCGCCTTCGAGGAGGTCTCGAAGGTCGCTTCAGCGATCACGCCCGTGCCCGGCGGCGTGGGGCCCATGACGATCGCCATGTTGCTTGCAAACACGGTGCGCGCGGCGCGCGGGCTTTCGCGCTAG
- the rdgB gene encoding RdgB/HAM1 family non-canonical purine NTP pyrophosphatase has protein sequence MKLSFVTSNKGKFEEARAALSLHGIELLHRLVPHPEIQADTLEEVARERARFLRDAITGEPYFVDDAGLFVDALAGFPGVYSAYAYKTIGVAGILRLLAGEANRAARFEAVLAYMEPASVAPVLVKGVCRGRILETPEGAGGFGFDPVFAPDGHTESFARLPLSAKNELSHRGRALAKLVEHLRAAGKIP, from the coding sequence GTGAAGCTCTCCTTCGTCACGTCCAACAAGGGCAAGTTCGAGGAAGCCCGCGCCGCGCTGTCCCTCCACGGCATCGAGCTTCTCCACCGGCTCGTTCCCCACCCGGAGATCCAGGCCGACACGCTCGAGGAGGTTGCCCGCGAGCGCGCGCGTTTTCTCCGCGACGCCATCACCGGCGAACCGTACTTCGTCGACGACGCCGGCCTCTTCGTCGACGCCCTCGCGGGATTTCCGGGCGTGTACTCGGCCTACGCCTACAAGACGATCGGCGTCGCCGGCATCCTGAGGCTCCTTGCCGGCGAAGCCAACCGAGCGGCCCGGTTCGAGGCCGTCCTCGCCTACATGGAGCCCGCAAGCGTCGCCCCCGTCCTCGTCAAGGGCGTCTGCCGCGGCCGCATCCTCGAAACGCCCGAAGGCGCGGGCGGCTTCGGGTTCGACCCCGTCTTTGCTCCCGACGGGCACACCGAGAGCTTCGCGCGCCTGCCGCTCTCCGCCAAGAACGAGCTCTCCCACCGCGGGCGCGCGCTTGCGAAGCTCGTCGAACATCTTCGGGCCGCCGGCAAAATTCCGTGA
- a CDS encoding roadblock/LC7 domain-containing protein, protein MGDATEGFDLLPAQSPGEALSTELRESLAELQRNLGGLLGSVLVDDEGSPLAWDLRGGVDPALVATAGAMLARAGVRTTELMDLGRSRNVIVTTDRGSIAVFQVASGLALVTLLQPGTNNILVLVEVRKAIERLREVIARGV, encoded by the coding sequence ATGGGCGACGCCACCGAAGGGTTCGACCTTCTGCCCGCCCAGTCGCCCGGGGAAGCCCTGTCCACCGAGCTTCGGGAATCGCTCGCGGAACTGCAGCGCAACCTCGGAGGCCTTTTGGGAAGCGTCCTAGTCGACGACGAGGGAAGCCCCCTCGCATGGGATCTCCGGGGCGGCGTCGACCCCGCGCTCGTCGCGACCGCCGGCGCCATGCTCGCGCGCGCGGGCGTGCGCACCACCGAGCTCATGGACCTCGGGCGCTCGCGCAACGTCATCGTGACGACGGACCGGGGCTCCATCGCGGTCTTCCAGGTCGCAAGCGGCCTTGCGCTTGTGACCCTGCTCCAGCCGGGAACCAACAACATCCTCGTGCTCGTGGAGGTCCGCAAGGCCATCGAGCGGCTTCGGGAGGTCATCGCGCGTGGCGTTTGA
- a CDS encoding signal recognition particle protein Srp54 produces MVLEGLGESLRTTMRKIANAGRIDAGLVKEVVRDIQRALLQADVNVRLALAITKEIERRALNEPPPAGMSPRMHVIRIVNDELVKVLGKARDVPVKPQRIMLVGLYGQGKTTTCGKLAKYFQKKGLRPGLIAADVHRPAAYDQLKQLSEQVRVPFYGEPGQKDAATIVKNGLAALKADVVIVDTAGRHSLAEDLIEELKNVARVAKADEKILVIDAQVGQQAGPQAKAFHEAVGLTGVIVTKLDGTAKGGGALSAVSETQAPIVFIGTGEHIDELEKFDSARFVSRLLGMGDLQSLLEKAQAAIEDEGKAERTARRIMTGKFTLQDMREQMDMLQNMGPLGKVFDMIPGLSAARAKMKDDEMEKTQERLKRYRVIMDSMTAHEMENPGDVRGSRLQRIARGSGAEPREVKELLKYYEMSKRAIKGFAGNRKMQKKLMQNLKFDET; encoded by the coding sequence ATGGTGCTCGAAGGCCTCGGCGAGTCGCTCCGCACGACCATGCGGAAGATCGCCAACGCCGGCCGCATCGACGCGGGCTTGGTGAAGGAGGTCGTCCGCGACATCCAGCGCGCGCTCCTGCAGGCCGACGTCAACGTGCGACTCGCGCTTGCGATCACCAAGGAGATCGAGCGGCGGGCGCTGAACGAGCCTCCGCCGGCGGGCATGAGCCCCCGCATGCACGTCATCCGCATCGTGAACGACGAGCTCGTGAAGGTGCTCGGCAAGGCGCGCGACGTGCCCGTCAAGCCCCAGCGCATCATGCTCGTCGGGCTGTACGGGCAGGGAAAGACCACCACCTGCGGCAAGCTCGCGAAGTACTTCCAGAAGAAGGGCCTTCGCCCGGGCCTCATCGCAGCCGACGTCCACCGCCCGGCCGCCTACGACCAGCTCAAGCAGCTCTCCGAGCAGGTGCGCGTGCCCTTCTACGGCGAGCCCGGCCAGAAGGACGCCGCGACCATCGTCAAGAACGGGTTGGCCGCCCTCAAGGCCGACGTCGTCATCGTCGACACGGCCGGTCGCCACAGCCTCGCCGAGGACCTCATCGAGGAGCTGAAAAACGTCGCGCGCGTGGCCAAGGCCGACGAGAAGATCCTCGTCATCGACGCGCAGGTGGGCCAGCAGGCCGGCCCGCAGGCGAAGGCGTTCCACGAGGCCGTCGGCCTCACGGGCGTCATCGTCACCAAGCTCGACGGCACGGCCAAGGGCGGAGGCGCCCTCTCGGCCGTCTCCGAGACCCAGGCGCCCATCGTCTTCATCGGCACGGGCGAGCACATCGACGAGCTTGAGAAGTTCGACTCGGCGCGCTTTGTCTCGCGCCTCCTTGGCATGGGCGACCTGCAGAGCCTCCTCGAGAAGGCCCAGGCGGCGATCGAAGACGAGGGCAAGGCCGAGCGCACCGCACGGCGCATCATGACGGGCAAGTTCACGCTCCAGGACATGCGCGAGCAGATGGACATGCTCCAGAACATGGGGCCCCTTGGCAAGGTCTTCGACATGATCCCGGGCCTCTCGGCCGCCCGCGCCAAGATGAAGGACGACGAGATGGAGAAGACGCAGGAGCGGCTCAAGCGCTACCGCGTGATCATGGACTCCATGACGGCGCACGAGATGGAGAACCCCGGCGACGTCCGCGGCTCGCGCCTCCAGCGCATCGCGCGCGGAAGCGGCGCCGAACCGCGCGAGGTGAAGGAACTCCTCAAGTACTACGAGATGAGCAAGCGCGCCATCAAGGGCTTCGCGGGCAACCGGAAGATGCAGAAGAAGCTCATGCAGAACCTCAAGTTCGACGAGACGTAG
- a CDS encoding alanyl-tRNA editing protein, with translation MTELLYFRDPALQYAREFRARVTKALDDWVRLDVTAFHPEGGGQPSDVGELRWAGGSARVKYVSQKGVVKHVLEGDRPPEGAEVTGLIDWENRYALMRMHTSQHVVSGLAHHLFGARTVGNQVGRDHSRVDLHPVKLSNEDLSTLEAAANEAFRQGIPIRVYDEVRRALEEKLGPRVQWDRLPMAVQKLRVIEIGDVDLCPCAGTHVENTREIGRIRVLRKEGKGKETERIVYAFDDGAA, from the coding sequence GTGACGGAGCTCCTGTACTTCCGCGATCCGGCGCTTCAATACGCCCGCGAGTTCCGCGCGCGCGTGACAAAGGCGCTGGACGACTGGGTTCGCCTCGACGTGACCGCATTTCATCCTGAGGGGGGCGGGCAGCCTTCGGACGTGGGTGAGCTCCGTTGGGCGGGCGGAAGCGCGCGCGTGAAGTACGTGAGCCAGAAGGGCGTGGTGAAGCACGTCCTCGAAGGCGACCGGCCGCCGGAAGGAGCCGAGGTCACGGGGCTCATCGATTGGGAGAACCGCTACGCGCTCATGCGCATGCACACGAGCCAGCACGTCGTCTCCGGCCTTGCCCACCACCTCTTTGGCGCGCGCACCGTGGGCAACCAGGTGGGGCGCGACCACTCCCGCGTGGACCTCCATCCCGTGAAGCTCTCGAACGAGGACCTCTCGACGCTCGAAGCCGCCGCCAACGAGGCGTTCCGGCAGGGCATCCCGATCCGCGTGTACGACGAGGTCCGGCGCGCGCTCGAGGAGAAGCTTGGCCCGCGCGTTCAGTGGGACCGATTGCCCATGGCCGTGCAGAAGCTTCGGGTGATCGAGATCGGCGACGTCGACCTCTGCCCGTGCGCGGGAACGCACGTCGAGAACACGCGCGAGATCGGGCGCATCCGCGTCCTTCGCAAGGAGGGCAAGGGCAAGGAGACCGAGCGGATCGTCTACGCGTTCGACGACGGCGCGGCCTAG
- a CDS encoding polyprenol monophosphomannose synthase has protein sequence MSKAPSLVLFTLTYNERENLPLLVERLRALGLPNARFVVVDDNSPDGTGKVADELSRRHPDFVTVHHRAAKEGYGAAYKDAVETIRRRFDPDRYLSMDADLSHDPADLPRLLDRLDAGADLAIGSRLARGSVVVGRPWMRRLTTRVANLLVARLIAGNYPVRDNTNGYRAFTREVVEAIPWDHLQANKGYSFLTSFLAIVYRKGFRIEEVPITFREREHGASKLGFRQLFGFVGNALHLRWRISVLRLYRAERAQARPPR, from the coding sequence ATGAGCAAAGCGCCGTCGTTAGTCCTTTTCACGCTCACGTACAACGAGCGCGAGAACCTCCCGCTCCTCGTCGAGCGGCTCCGGGCGCTTGGCCTCCCAAACGCGCGCTTTGTCGTCGTGGACGACAACAGCCCCGACGGCACGGGCAAGGTCGCCGACGAGCTTTCGCGGCGCCACCCCGACTTCGTCACGGTCCACCACCGCGCGGCCAAGGAAGGCTACGGCGCCGCGTACAAGGACGCGGTCGAGACGATCCGCCGCCGGTTCGATCCCGACCGCTATCTCTCGATGGACGCGGACCTCTCGCACGACCCCGCGGACCTTCCACGCCTGCTGGATCGGCTCGACGCGGGAGCCGATCTTGCGATCGGCTCGCGCCTGGCGCGCGGGAGCGTCGTCGTGGGCCGCCCGTGGATGCGACGGCTCACGACGCGCGTGGCCAACCTCCTCGTCGCGCGCCTCATCGCCGGCAACTACCCCGTGCGCGACAACACGAACGGCTACCGCGCCTTCACGCGCGAGGTTGTGGAGGCCATCCCGTGGGACCACCTCCAGGCCAACAAGGGATATTCCTTCCTCACGTCCTTCCTCGCGATCGTCTACCGGAAGGGCTTCCGCATCGAGGAGGTGCCCATCACCTTCCGCGAGCGGGAGCACGGCGCCTCCAAGCTCGGCTTCCGGCAACTGTTCGGATTCGTCGGAAACGCGCTGCACCTCCGATGGCGCATCAGCGTGCTGCGGCTGTATCGCGCCGAGCGCGCCCAAGCCCGCCCGCCGCGGTGA